In Ipomoea triloba cultivar NCNSP0323 chromosome 7, ASM357664v1, a single genomic region encodes these proteins:
- the LOC116024142 gene encoding F-box/FBD/LRR-repeat protein At1g13570-like, whose product MSGRRKDRISQLPIEILDNIMGLLPIQEAARTAILSTIWRDCWSNLTQLKFDLQFCSYVWRKYFDSYNNTSTCMYIINKVLMQHNGPIRKFVFDFKFEPDISISNAPNSRKFDFDQWFLFITRKGVEEMDITFPTTTIATYEINKYFRLPDCIFSCLTLKRLHLSGVLVAPTINAPCIFPNVTSLSFDEVVFGTINLDCVIDVPMLEILSFSYCENASYFNIKAPRLDRLTLNDYEIEDDIEFDARISDSILWDGLQSVAKVLTMFNTFKLRLFNGWRSELQFIKMLLAHFSALEKVVIIRRADLDSHDQFEVMQKLLHFLRASKKAKIIYI is encoded by the exons ATGTCGGGGAGGAGGAAAGATAGAATCAGTCAACTTCCGATAGAAATACTTGACAATATTATGGGATTATTGCCGATTCAAGAAGCTGCTAGAACTGCAATTTTGTCTACCATTTGGAGAGATTGTTGGTCCAATCTCACACAACTTAAATTTGATCTTCAGTTCTGTTCTTATGTTTGGAGGAAATATTTTGACAGTTATAACAACACATCAACCTGTATGTATATAATCAACAAAGTCCTCATGCAACACAATGGACCTATTCGGAAATTTGTCTTCGATTTCAAGTTTGAGCCTGACATATCAATCAGTAATGCGCCTAATTCTCGGAAGTTTGACTTTGATCAATGGTTCCTTTTTATCACTCGAAAAGGTGTTGAAGAAATGGACATTACTTTTCCAACAACTACTATTGCAActtatgaaataaataaatacttcagGCTCCCAGATTGCATATTTTCTTGCTTAACTCTTAAGAGGTTGCATCTCAGCGGAGTATTAGTTGCACCAACAATAAATGCCCCTTGCATATTTCCGAATGTCACTTCACTTAGTTTTGACGAAGTTGTCTTTGGTACTATTAATCTGGATTGTGTTATAGATGTTCCTATGCTTGAGATTCTCTCATTTAGCTATTGTGAAAATGCGTCATATTTCAACATTAAGGCTCCAAGGCTTGACAGATTAACACTCAATGATtatgaaattgaagatgatattgaG TTTGATGCAAGAATCTCTGACTCTATACTTTGGGATGGACTGCAAAGTGTGGCTAAAGTGCTTACAATGTTTAACACTTTCAAGCTTAGATTATTCAATGGATGGAGgtctgaattgcaattcatcaagaTGCTGCTTGCTCACTTTTCCGCACTTGAAAAGGTTGTCATTATTCGTCGGGCGGATCTTGACTCCCATGATCAGTTTGAAGTCATGCAAAAGCTTTTACATTTTCTTCGTGcatcaaagaaagcaaaaatcATTTACATATAA